The following are encoded in a window of Rissa tridactyla isolate bRisTri1 chromosome 3, bRisTri1.patW.cur.20221130, whole genome shotgun sequence genomic DNA:
- the LOC128906658 gene encoding cytochrome c oxidase assembly protein COX20, mitochondrial isoform X1, translated as MAGEGDSEPSKSFKLLGFLDVKSVPCSRESVLYGSVGSLVVGLGHFLATSRVRRSCDFAVGGFICTMLGYWESCFLFIPSSRFYCRYNLAQHRIRQRMLKEGMRNKILFEGSSLDPERKQTGNEGSNS; from the exons ATGGCGGGCGAGGGCGACTCTGAGCCGAGCAAG tcctttAAACTCCTAGGATTTCTTGATGTTAAAAGTGTCCCATGTTCACGAGAATCAGTGCTCTATGGCTCCGTGGGATCTTTAGTTGTGGGTCTTGGACATTTTTTAGCAACTA gtagAGTTAGAAGATCTTGTGACTTTGCAGTCGGTGGTTTTATTTGCACAATGTTAGGATACTG ggaatcttgttttcttttcatccccTCCTCTAGGTTTTACTGCAGGTACAATTTGGCCCAACACAGGATCCGTCAAAGGATGCTTAAAGAAGGAAtgagaaacaaaattttatttgaaggCAGTTCTCTTgatccagaaagaaaacaaactggcaaTGAAGGAAGCAATTCATAG
- the LOC128906658 gene encoding cytochrome c oxidase assembly protein COX20, mitochondrial isoform X2, with amino-acid sequence MAGEGDSEPSKSFKLLGFLDVKSVPCSRESVLYGSVGSLVVGLGHFLATSRVRRSCDFAVGGFICTMLGYWFYCRYNLAQHRIRQRMLKEGMRNKILFEGSSLDPERKQTGNEGSNS; translated from the exons ATGGCGGGCGAGGGCGACTCTGAGCCGAGCAAG tcctttAAACTCCTAGGATTTCTTGATGTTAAAAGTGTCCCATGTTCACGAGAATCAGTGCTCTATGGCTCCGTGGGATCTTTAGTTGTGGGTCTTGGACATTTTTTAGCAACTA gtagAGTTAGAAGATCTTGTGACTTTGCAGTCGGTGGTTTTATTTGCACAATGTTAGGATACTG GTTTTACTGCAGGTACAATTTGGCCCAACACAGGATCCGTCAAAGGATGCTTAAAGAAGGAAtgagaaacaaaattttatttgaaggCAGTTCTCTTgatccagaaagaaaacaaactggcaaTGAAGGAAGCAATTCATAG